A single Paratractidigestivibacter faecalis DNA region contains:
- a CDS encoding coiled-coil domain-containing protein: protein MTLTKTARGARLRGLAAASALTACALATLATPRTVLAASIDQIQQQIQETSTAYDEANARVESVQAQIDANEQRIAQIEEILPGKRAAAADSIRLLYKMQQGTGGLLDLLLSSEDFNSLIATIQYLDVIQSHNYDAVSELASLDAELQQTRSDLATQQAAAESDRQAASDALAAAKAARAELEQQMAEQAAAEEAERQAAIQKAQADAASGDSTFTTGSGEQAPVEVPAQPDPDPVDWQSQKDTFVAGWAARIDAYLAGSPLAGQGTTFAEAAWDYGVDPRFSPAISAVESSKGLYCFRSHNAWGWGSSSWNTWEDAIWDHVAGLASGYGGHLTYAAAQKYCPPNAARWYSSVLANMERI, encoded by the coding sequence TTGACGCTCACCAAAACAGCTCGCGGCGCCCGTCTTCGCGGCCTGGCTGCAGCCAGCGCCCTGACAGCCTGTGCGCTTGCGACGCTCGCGACGCCAAGGACGGTTCTTGCCGCGTCAATCGACCAGATCCAGCAGCAGATCCAGGAGACCTCGACCGCCTACGACGAGGCTAACGCCCGCGTGGAGAGCGTCCAGGCCCAGATTGACGCCAACGAGCAGCGCATTGCCCAGATCGAGGAGATTCTCCCCGGCAAGCGCGCCGCTGCGGCGGACTCGATCAGGCTGCTGTACAAGATGCAGCAGGGAACGGGCGGCCTTCTTGACCTGCTGCTGTCCTCCGAGGACTTCAACTCCCTGATTGCGACCATCCAGTACCTGGACGTCATCCAGTCCCACAACTACGACGCCGTGAGCGAGCTAGCCTCGCTTGACGCCGAGCTCCAGCAGACGCGCTCGGACCTGGCCACCCAGCAGGCAGCCGCCGAGTCCGACCGACAGGCGGCCTCCGACGCCCTGGCCGCGGCCAAGGCCGCCCGCGCAGAGCTGGAGCAGCAGATGGCGGAGCAGGCGGCCGCCGAGGAGGCGGAGCGCCAGGCGGCCATCCAGAAGGCCCAGGCAGACGCCGCCTCCGGCGACAGCACCTTCACCACCGGCTCCGGCGAGCAGGCACCCGTCGAGGTTCCCGCGCAGCCCGACCCAGACCCCGTTGACTGGCAGTCCCAGAAGGACACCTTCGTGGCCGGCTGGGCCGCCCGCATCGACGCCTACCTCGCCGGCTCTCCCCTCGCGGGACAGGGCACGACGTTTGCCGAGGCCGCCTGGGACTACGGCGTGGACCCGCGCTTCTCGCCGGCGATCAGCGCCGTGGAGTCTTCCAAGGGCCTCTACTGCTTCAGGTCCCACAACGCCTGGGGCTGGGGAAGCTCGAGCTGGAACACGTGGGAGGATGCCATCTGGGACCACGTGGCGGGCCTTGCCTCCGGCTACGGCGGACACCTCACCTACGCCGCCGCCCAGAAGTACTGCCCGCCCAACGCGGCGCGCTGGTACTCCTCGGTCCTGGCAAACATGGAGCGCATCTAG
- the pdxT gene encoding pyridoxal 5'-phosphate synthase glutaminase subunit PdxT, whose translation MAGTTAVLAVQGAFIEHERMLSRLGEKCVELRQASDLEQPFDRLVLPGGESTVQGKLLEELGMLDGLRRRIEEGMPVLATCAGLILLAKRLDAHDDKGTPRLSTLDVLVQRNAYGRQLGSFHTEGEVAGIGRVPMTFIRAPYVMEAGPGVEVLAQVDGRTVAVRQGSQLALAFHPELDESVLVHEAFLAI comes from the coding sequence GTGGCCGGCACCACCGCGGTCCTGGCCGTCCAGGGCGCCTTCATCGAGCACGAGCGCATGCTCTCCCGACTTGGCGAGAAGTGCGTCGAGCTTCGGCAGGCCTCCGACCTGGAGCAACCCTTTGACCGCCTGGTCCTTCCCGGTGGGGAGTCCACGGTTCAGGGAAAGCTCCTCGAGGAGCTTGGGATGCTCGACGGGCTGAGGCGGCGCATCGAGGAGGGCATGCCCGTGCTCGCCACCTGCGCGGGACTTATCCTCCTCGCCAAGCGCCTGGACGCCCACGACGACAAGGGCACGCCACGCCTGTCCACGCTTGACGTCCTCGTGCAGCGCAACGCCTACGGTCGCCAGCTGGGGAGCTTCCATACGGAAGGCGAGGTCGCAGGAATCGGGCGGGTGCCCATGACCTTCATCCGCGCACCCTACGTCATGGAGGCGGGCCCGGGCGTGGAGGTTCTCGCGCAAGTCGACGGGCGCACCGTTGCCGTGAGGCAGGGCTCCCAGCTTGCCCTGGCCTTTCACCCGGAGCTGGACGAGAGCGTCCTTGTCCACGAGGCGTTTCTCGCCATCTGA
- a CDS encoding insulinase family protein: MHQTTFDAPDAALAVGTRHAGFTVTHVEAVPEISGQAYVLRHDASGARALWLACADVNKSFAISFKTPPADDTGVFHILEHSVLCGSDAYPVKEPFVNLLKTSMQTFLNALTFPDKTMYPVASTNTADLENLMSVYLDAVLHPAIYRRPRIFEQEGWHLEVEGEGADARLSYNGVVFNEMKGALSDPDDVLYQALSRQLFPDTAYRFESGGNPRAIPTLTYEGFLQTHARHYALPNSYTVLYGDMDIDRELAFIDERFRNAAERDAGEPNPLTLQAPVSPAPARVEMATAAGNASVGVSYVIGGAADRTRVLAADVLLDALCGSNEAPLKRRVMDAGLADDFQAMLLDGMLQPQAMFQLKGTREGAAEKFRALLEETCAELAEKGIPRDKLSAALAQAEFNLREGDWGGYPDGVALSMCVMSSWLYDDERPLDYVHYEDALATLKDGLDKGLFEQVLRELVCQNPHAAEVDLVPVEGGDAAEEAAELEACRATMGDGELAGIAAEVEALRAEQEAPDSPEALATLPQLTVADVEDPAPEPEPRDVDAPLPCIAHELDTHGIDYVYHYFDLRRCRVEELPYVGVLSDLLGKLDTHRHNASDLDTLIEQNLGGLDVFLETYTHEGDLSYAAPTLVVGACALSEKAERLADIPREVWGETLFADGARIRDILTQRKVGMEQYFTGSGHAASVARAGSYFSRASKASSLMGGLDYFLFLKELLGNWEARKQGLCDILGNLAARIFTADEVTVSFIGSAEDRERFWAAGGDLGLLHAGTGVAAHALELPEPVPVNEGFVIPSNVSYVARAFAPSDADPGERGVWAVATRALTYDYLWNEVRVKGGAYGTGFKHTGENLREFWSFRDPHVDETLACYDAAAAWLSEWKPTAEEFDGYVVSTVAAHDAPVKPRALARRQDVARFGGQKPGWREEIRRQELGCTAEQVRGLAEALADQTPSGVCVFGGREALEAAGVNLKLCELVGE, encoded by the coding sequence ATGCACCAGACAACCTTTGACGCACCCGACGCCGCGCTTGCGGTGGGGACGCGCCACGCAGGCTTCACCGTCACCCACGTCGAGGCCGTGCCCGAGATCTCCGGCCAGGCCTACGTCCTGCGCCACGACGCCTCCGGCGCCAGGGCGCTGTGGCTTGCCTGCGCGGACGTCAACAAGTCCTTTGCCATCAGCTTCAAGACCCCGCCGGCAGACGACACGGGCGTCTTCCACATCCTGGAGCACTCGGTGCTGTGCGGCTCTGACGCCTACCCGGTGAAGGAGCCCTTCGTCAACCTGCTCAAGACGTCCATGCAGACCTTCTTGAACGCGCTGACCTTCCCAGACAAGACCATGTACCCGGTGGCCTCCACCAACACGGCGGACCTCGAGAACCTCATGAGCGTCTACCTGGACGCGGTCCTGCACCCCGCCATCTACCGGCGCCCGCGCATCTTCGAGCAGGAGGGCTGGCACCTGGAGGTCGAGGGAGAGGGCGCGGACGCGCGCCTCTCCTACAACGGCGTGGTCTTCAACGAGATGAAGGGCGCGCTCTCCGACCCCGACGACGTGCTCTACCAGGCGCTCTCCAGGCAGCTCTTCCCCGACACCGCATACCGCTTTGAGTCCGGCGGAAACCCGCGCGCCATCCCCACGCTCACCTACGAGGGGTTCCTGCAGACCCACGCGCGCCACTACGCGCTCCCCAACAGCTACACCGTGCTCTACGGCGACATGGACATAGACCGCGAGCTGGCCTTCATTGACGAGCGCTTCCGCAACGCGGCCGAGCGCGACGCGGGCGAGCCCAACCCGCTCACGCTCCAGGCCCCCGTCTCTCCTGCGCCCGCCCGCGTGGAGATGGCGACGGCGGCAGGCAACGCGTCCGTCGGCGTGAGCTACGTCATTGGCGGCGCCGCCGACCGCACGCGCGTGCTCGCCGCCGACGTGCTGCTGGACGCCCTCTGCGGCTCCAACGAGGCCCCGCTCAAGCGACGCGTCATGGACGCCGGCCTTGCCGACGACTTCCAGGCCATGCTGCTGGACGGCATGCTGCAGCCCCAGGCCATGTTCCAGCTCAAGGGCACCAGGGAGGGCGCGGCCGAGAAGTTCCGTGCCCTTCTCGAGGAGACCTGCGCCGAGCTTGCCGAGAAGGGCATCCCGCGCGACAAGCTCTCCGCGGCGCTGGCCCAGGCGGAGTTCAACCTGCGCGAGGGCGACTGGGGCGGCTACCCCGACGGCGTGGCCCTCTCCATGTGCGTCATGTCCAGCTGGCTCTACGACGACGAGCGCCCGCTCGACTACGTCCACTACGAGGACGCCCTCGCCACGCTCAAGGACGGCCTGGACAAGGGCCTCTTCGAGCAGGTCCTGCGCGAGCTGGTGTGCCAGAACCCGCACGCGGCCGAGGTCGACCTCGTGCCCGTCGAGGGGGGCGACGCCGCCGAGGAGGCGGCCGAGCTCGAGGCGTGCCGCGCCACCATGGGCGACGGGGAGCTCGCCGGCATAGCCGCCGAGGTGGAGGCCCTGCGCGCCGAGCAGGAGGCCCCGGACTCGCCGGAGGCGCTGGCCACGCTGCCCCAGCTCACCGTGGCGGACGTCGAGGACCCCGCGCCCGAGCCTGAGCCCCGAGACGTGGACGCACCTCTCCCCTGCATTGCGCACGAGCTGGACACCCACGGGATCGACTACGTCTACCACTACTTTGACCTGCGTCGCTGCCGCGTGGAGGAGCTCCCGTACGTGGGCGTGCTCTCCGACCTGCTGGGCAAGCTCGACACGCACCGCCACAACGCCTCCGACCTCGACACCCTCATCGAGCAGAACCTGGGCGGCCTCGACGTCTTCCTCGAGACCTACACCCACGAGGGGGACCTCTCCTATGCGGCGCCCACGCTCGTGGTCGGCGCCTGCGCGCTCAGCGAGAAGGCCGAGCGCCTGGCCGACATCCCGCGCGAGGTCTGGGGAGAGACCCTCTTTGCCGACGGCGCCCGCATCCGCGACATCCTGACGCAGCGCAAGGTGGGCATGGAGCAGTACTTCACCGGCAGCGGGCACGCGGCCTCCGTGGCACGGGCCGGCTCGTACTTCTCGCGCGCGAGCAAGGCGAGCAGCCTCATGGGCGGCCTCGACTACTTCCTCTTCCTGAAGGAGCTCCTGGGCAACTGGGAGGCTCGCAAGCAGGGGCTCTGCGACATCCTGGGCAACCTGGCCGCGCGCATCTTCACCGCCGACGAGGTCACGGTGAGCTTCATCGGCAGCGCCGAGGACCGCGAGCGCTTCTGGGCCGCCGGTGGCGACCTGGGCCTTCTCCATGCCGGGACGGGCGTGGCCGCGCACGCCCTGGAACTGCCCGAGCCCGTCCCCGTCAACGAGGGCTTTGTCATTCCCTCCAACGTGAGCTACGTCGCGCGCGCCTTCGCGCCGTCCGACGCCGACCCTGGCGAGCGCGGCGTCTGGGCCGTGGCAACGCGGGCCCTCACCTATGACTACCTGTGGAACGAGGTGCGCGTGAAGGGCGGCGCCTACGGGACCGGCTTCAAGCACACCGGCGAGAACCTCCGCGAGTTCTGGTCCTTCCGCGACCCGCACGTCGACGAGACGCTGGCGTGCTACGACGCCGCGGCGGCATGGCTTTCCGAGTGGAAGCCCACCGCTGAGGAGTTCGACGGCTACGTGGTGTCCACCGTGGCCGCCCACGACGCCCCGGTGAAGCCGCGCGCACTGGCGCGTCGCCAGGACGTCGCCCGCTTTGGCGGCCAGAAGCCCGGCTGGCGAGAAGAGATCCGCCGCCAGGAGCTTGGGTGCACCGCCGAGCAGGTGCGCGGCCTTGCCGAGGCGCTGGCCGACCAGACCCCGTCCGGCGTCTGCGTCTTTGGCGGCCGCGAGGCCCTCGAGGCGGCCGGCGTGAACCTCAAGCTCTGCGAGCTCGTGGGAGAGTAG
- a CDS encoding universal stress protein, whose amino-acid sequence MADNASASYQDLGYDRIFVSLDGSEEQAKVLDRAITIAACDNAELYIGHVIDSTALEAAGTYPVDLIPALEKEFRDSIAGQVAKAEAEPQIKKVEVVVRAGRIRETLKDDMLDVIKPDLVVCGARGLSSIKYAILGSISTFLTRNTECDTLIVK is encoded by the coding sequence ATGGCAGACAACGCGTCCGCTTCCTATCAGGACCTCGGGTATGACCGTATCTTCGTCTCGCTTGACGGGTCGGAGGAGCAGGCGAAGGTGCTCGACCGCGCCATAACGATCGCGGCCTGCGACAACGCCGAGCTCTACATTGGCCACGTCATCGACTCCACCGCGCTCGAGGCCGCCGGGACCTACCCGGTGGATCTCATTCCCGCTTTGGAGAAGGAGTTCAGGGACTCGATAGCCGGGCAGGTGGCTAAGGCCGAGGCCGAGCCGCAGATCAAGAAGGTCGAGGTCGTGGTACGCGCCGGCCGCATCCGCGAGACCCTCAAGGACGACATGCTCGACGTCATCAAGCCCGACCTGGTGGTCTGCGGGGCCCGCGGCCTCTCGTCCATCAAGTACGCCATCCTGGGCTCCATCTCCACCTTCCTCACGCGCAACACCGAGTGCGACACGCTCATCGTCAAGTAG
- a CDS encoding aminotransferase class I/II-fold pyridoxal phosphate-dependent enzyme, producing the protein MARETFQTRLKRAMESAGLKQVDLVRIAAERGAKLGKSQVSQYVSGKVTPRRDVMELLAGVLGVTPQWLMGATDAMPDEVAPADATAETAAPQAPSTSRQKTTDQGSVTMREFKKSNKLDNVLYDVRGPVVDEAARMEEDGARILKLNIGNPAPFGFRAPDEVVYDMRQQLTDCEGYSDSRGLFAARKAIMQYAQLRNIPNVDMKHIYTGNGVSELIQLSMHALVDDGDEVLIPSPDYPLWTACVTLAGGHAVHYVCDEQNEWNPDLADMESKVTSRTKAIVVINPNNPTGAVYSKEVLEGIVEIARKHQLMIFADEIYDRLIMDGYQHTSIASLAPDLPCVTFSGLSKSHMICGYRVGWMVLSGNQRCMRDFIYGVNMLSNMRLCSNVPAQSIVQTALGGYQSVNEYIRPGGRVYEQRNYVYEALNAIDGITAVKPKAAFYIFPKMDVKKFNITDDEQFALDLLHQKKILITRGGGFNWGEPDHFRIVYLPRMEVLRESMEDLADFFAHYRQ; encoded by the coding sequence ATGGCACGGGAGACTTTCCAGACAAGACTCAAGAGGGCCATGGAGAGTGCCGGCCTCAAGCAGGTCGACCTCGTGCGCATTGCCGCCGAGCGTGGGGCCAAGCTCGGAAAGAGCCAGGTCAGCCAGTATGTCTCGGGCAAGGTCACGCCCCGAAGGGACGTCATGGAGCTCCTTGCCGGCGTCCTTGGGGTCACGCCCCAGTGGCTTATGGGCGCCACGGACGCCATGCCTGACGAAGTCGCGCCCGCGGACGCCACGGCCGAGACCGCCGCGCCCCAAGCCCCGAGCACTTCTCGCCAAAAGACAACGGACCAAGGGAGCGTCACCATGCGAGAGTTCAAGAAGTCCAACAAGCTCGACAACGTCCTGTACGACGTCCGCGGCCCCGTGGTGGACGAGGCCGCCCGCATGGAGGAGGACGGTGCGCGCATCCTGAAGCTCAACATCGGCAACCCGGCGCCGTTTGGCTTCAGGGCTCCCGACGAGGTGGTCTACGACATGCGCCAGCAGCTCACGGACTGCGAGGGCTACTCGGACTCCCGCGGTCTCTTTGCCGCGCGCAAGGCCATCATGCAGTACGCCCAGCTGCGCAACATCCCCAACGTGGACATGAAGCACATCTACACCGGCAACGGCGTCTCCGAGCTCATCCAGCTCTCCATGCACGCGCTCGTCGACGACGGCGACGAGGTGCTCATCCCCAGCCCGGACTACCCGCTGTGGACCGCCTGCGTCACCCTGGCCGGCGGCCACGCCGTCCACTACGTCTGCGACGAGCAGAACGAGTGGAACCCTGACCTGGCCGACATGGAGTCCAAGGTCACCAGCCGCACCAAGGCCATCGTGGTCATCAACCCCAACAACCCCACGGGTGCCGTCTACTCCAAGGAGGTTCTGGAGGGCATCGTCGAGATCGCCCGCAAGCACCAGCTCATGATCTTTGCCGACGAGATCTACGATCGCCTGATTATGGACGGCTACCAGCACACCTCCATCGCCTCGCTCGCGCCCGACCTGCCGTGCGTGACGTTCTCCGGCCTCTCCAAGTCCCATATGATCTGCGGCTACCGCGTGGGTTGGATGGTGCTCTCGGGCAACCAGCGCTGCATGAGGGACTTCATCTACGGCGTCAACATGCTGTCCAACATGCGCCTGTGCTCCAACGTGCCCGCGCAGTCCATCGTCCAGACGGCCCTGGGCGGCTACCAGAGCGTCAACGAGTACATCCGCCCCGGCGGCCGCGTCTACGAGCAGCGCAACTACGTCTACGAGGCGCTCAACGCCATCGACGGCATTACGGCCGTCAAGCCCAAGGCGGCCTTCTACATCTTCCCCAAGATGGACGTCAAGAAGTTCAACATCACGGACGACGAGCAGTTTGCCCTTGACCTGCTGCACCAGAAGAAGATCCTCATCACCCGCGGCGGCGGCTTCAACTGGGGTGAGCCCGACCACTTCCGCATTGTCTACCTGCCGCGCATGGAGGTGCTCAGGGAGTCCATGGAGGACCTCGCGGACTTCTTCGCGCACTATCGCCAGTAG
- the pdxR gene encoding MocR-like pyridoxine biosynthesis transcription factor PdxR translates to MLDYNLAEKGELSLYEYLYRRIRDDIVSGVLEADDRLPSKRSLAQHLGVSLVTVEGAYAQLVAEGYVRARARSGYFVNALPGLPVRTALVQRSATALPSGVVAPAEAIPKASEDSGELARLWSRALRDALANEPESELFSPAPPQGLWRLRAAIADYLCQTRGMEVDPSCVVVGAGAQTLDNMIVQLLGHELTYGVEDPGYPRLTRLYRANGVKVVHVGLDGEGVRMDEVGAACPDVMHLMPSHQFPTGRVTSIARRYELLGWACAEAGSRWIIEDDYDCEFRLAGRPVPALASIDATGSVIYTNTFSKGLGAALRLAYMVLPGQLMERYGTELGFYSTTVSSVQQVALARLLESGAYERHVARMRKRYRELRDEFADVLAKSGLADRVRMEEADSGLHFVLAVGTSLSEEELVARVAGPGLSPMPLSSCACLPKNRTAPDGLARLVVQYGSLDSEAISAFGAELSRALA, encoded by the coding sequence ATGCTTGACTACAACCTTGCCGAGAAGGGCGAGCTGTCTCTTTACGAGTATCTCTACCGGCGCATTCGCGATGACATTGTGTCTGGCGTCCTGGAGGCTGACGATCGTCTGCCCTCCAAGCGCTCGCTGGCGCAGCATCTGGGCGTGAGCCTGGTCACCGTCGAGGGCGCCTATGCGCAGCTCGTGGCCGAGGGCTATGTGAGGGCGCGCGCGAGGAGCGGCTACTTTGTCAACGCGCTGCCGGGGCTGCCTGTTCGGACGGCCCTCGTGCAAAGGAGCGCCACGGCCTTGCCTTCGGGGGTGGTCGCGCCGGCCGAGGCCATCCCCAAGGCGTCCGAGGATTCCGGCGAGCTGGCTCGGCTCTGGTCACGGGCCCTTCGGGACGCCCTGGCAAACGAGCCGGAGTCCGAGCTCTTCTCACCTGCTCCGCCGCAGGGCCTCTGGCGGCTTCGAGCGGCCATTGCGGACTACCTGTGCCAGACGCGTGGCATGGAGGTCGACCCCTCGTGCGTTGTGGTGGGTGCGGGCGCGCAGACCCTGGACAATATGATCGTGCAGCTCCTGGGGCATGAGCTCACCTACGGGGTCGAGGATCCTGGGTATCCGCGGCTCACCCGCCTCTATCGGGCAAATGGGGTGAAGGTGGTCCACGTCGGCCTGGACGGCGAGGGCGTCCGTATGGACGAGGTGGGCGCTGCCTGTCCCGATGTCATGCACCTCATGCCGTCCCACCAGTTCCCAACGGGCCGCGTGACCAGCATCGCAAGAAGGTACGAGCTGCTGGGGTGGGCCTGCGCGGAGGCGGGGAGCCGCTGGATCATCGAGGATGACTACGACTGCGAGTTCCGCCTGGCGGGGCGCCCCGTCCCGGCGCTGGCAAGCATCGACGCCACCGGTAGCGTCATATACACCAACACATTCTCAAAGGGCCTCGGTGCCGCCCTGCGCCTGGCCTATATGGTCTTGCCCGGGCAGCTGATGGAGCGCTACGGCACCGAGCTGGGCTTCTATTCCACCACGGTGAGCTCCGTCCAGCAGGTTGCCCTGGCGCGCCTGCTCGAGTCCGGCGCCTACGAGCGTCACGTGGCCCGCATGCGCAAGCGCTACCGTGAGCTGCGCGACGAGTTTGCAGACGTGCTCGCGAAGTCTGGCCTGGCCGACCGGGTCCGCATGGAGGAGGCGGACTCCGGCCTTCACTTCGTGCTGGCGGTGGGCACGTCCCTCTCCGAGGAGGAGCTGGTGGCGCGGGTCGCCGGGCCGGGCCTTTCTCCCATGCCCCTCTCTTCGTGCGCCTGCCTGCCAAAGAACCGCACGGCCCCAGATGGCCTGGCGCGTCTTGTCGTGCAGTACGGGAGCCTTGACTCCGAGGCAATCTCCGCCTTTGGGGCCGAGTTGAGCCGCGCTTTGGCATAG
- a CDS encoding DMT family transporter yields the protein MATVNGDVDVSQVKGTPLPAGQEAGTAEKAARDRARIRRGIVCTLLGGALWGLNGTVSKFLMDAYGMEPLWLVCVRELTACWLFLAAAAASADGRSKLRAVTHDARGMRGILAVALGAVLFSQVAYLQAINWTSSATATIMQSLGMLLVLTYVCLTMRRRPRRREVLGIALALVGTFLVATGGNPAELALPLGGLVWGLVCAVSSACLSILPAKPMAKWGNFVVNGLAFLASGVILTLVYRPWEHMPALDGLALALLAFCILGGTFGSYALYLQGVHDAGSMRASLLGTIEPITATITTVLMLGTTFSPADLVGFAMILAMVYLTA from the coding sequence ATGGCAACTGTTAACGGGGACGTTGATGTTTCCCAGGTAAAAGGGACGCCCCTGCCTGCCGGGCAGGAGGCTGGCACGGCCGAGAAGGCCGCTCGTGACCGTGCGCGCATCCGCCGCGGCATAGTCTGCACGCTTCTGGGCGGCGCCCTCTGGGGCCTCAACGGCACCGTTTCGAAGTTCCTGATGGACGCCTACGGCATGGAGCCCCTCTGGCTGGTCTGCGTTCGCGAGCTCACCGCCTGCTGGCTCTTCCTGGCCGCGGCCGCGGCAAGCGCCGACGGCCGCTCCAAGCTGCGTGCCGTGACGCACGACGCGCGCGGCATGCGCGGGATCCTTGCCGTGGCCCTGGGCGCCGTGCTCTTCTCGCAGGTGGCGTACCTGCAGGCCATCAACTGGACCAGCTCCGCCACGGCCACCATCATGCAGAGCCTGGGCATGCTTCTGGTTCTGACCTACGTCTGCCTCACCATGCGTCGGCGCCCCCGCAGGCGAGAAGTGCTCGGCATAGCCCTGGCCCTTGTGGGAACGTTTCTGGTGGCCACGGGCGGAAATCCCGCCGAGCTCGCGCTGCCCCTGGGCGGCCTGGTCTGGGGCCTGGTCTGCGCCGTGTCCTCGGCCTGCCTCTCCATCCTGCCGGCAAAGCCCATGGCCAAGTGGGGCAACTTCGTCGTCAACGGCCTGGCGTTTCTGGCCTCGGGCGTCATCCTGACGTTGGTCTATCGCCCCTGGGAGCACATGCCCGCCCTCGACGGCCTCGCCCTTGCGCTTCTGGCCTTCTGCATCCTGGGAGGCACCTTTGGCTCCTATGCCCTCTACCTGCAGGGCGTTCACGATGCCGGCTCCATGCGCGCGAGCCTTCTCGGCACCATCGAGCCCATCACGGCCACCATCACGACGGTTCTCATGCTTGGCACGACCTTCTCGCCGGCCGATCTCGTGGGCTTTGCCATGATCTTGGCCATGGTCTACCTCACGGCCTAG
- the pdxS gene encoding pyridoxal 5'-phosphate synthase lyase subunit PdxS, translating to MAEKNVPSREERARLNRKLAQMLKGGVIMDVTTPEQARIAEASGACAVMALERIPADIRAAGGVSRMSDPAMIRGIQEAVSIPVMAKCRIGHIAEAQVLQAIDIDYIDESEVLSPADDVYHIDKTQFDVPFVCGARDLGEALRRVAEGATMIRTKGEPGTGDVVQAVRHMRKICRQIREVASLREDELFEAAKELAVPVELVRYVHQNGKLPVVNFAAGGVATPADAALMMQLGAEGVFVGSGIFKSGNPAQRAAAIVKAVANYEDAALIARLSENLGEAMVGINADEIQLIMEERGR from the coding sequence ATGGCAGAGAAGAACGTCCCGTCCCGCGAGGAGCGCGCTCGCCTCAACCGCAAGCTCGCGCAGATGCTCAAGGGCGGCGTCATCATGGACGTCACCACCCCCGAGCAGGCACGCATTGCAGAGGCGTCCGGAGCCTGCGCCGTCATGGCCCTCGAGCGCATCCCCGCAGACATCCGCGCCGCCGGCGGGGTCTCCCGCATGAGCGACCCGGCGATGATTCGCGGCATCCAGGAGGCTGTGTCCATCCCCGTCATGGCCAAGTGCCGCATCGGCCACATCGCCGAGGCGCAGGTGCTGCAGGCCATCGACATCGACTACATCGACGAGTCCGAGGTACTCTCCCCCGCCGACGACGTCTACCACATCGACAAGACCCAGTTCGACGTGCCTTTTGTCTGCGGTGCCCGCGACCTGGGCGAGGCGCTGCGCCGCGTTGCCGAGGGCGCCACGATGATCCGCACCAAGGGCGAGCCGGGAACCGGAGACGTGGTGCAGGCCGTGCGCCACATGCGCAAGATCTGCCGCCAGATTCGCGAGGTTGCGAGCCTGCGCGAGGACGAGCTGTTTGAGGCCGCCAAGGAGCTGGCCGTGCCCGTCGAGCTCGTGCGCTACGTCCACCAGAACGGCAAGCTTCCCGTGGTCAACTTTGCCGCCGGTGGCGTAGCCACCCCGGCCGACGCCGCGCTCATGATGCAGCTCGGCGCCGAGGGCGTCTTCGTGGGCTCCGGCATCTTCAAGAGCGGCAACCCCGCCCAGCGTGCGGCCGCCATCGTCAAGGCCGTTGCCAACTACGAGGACGCCGCGCTCATAGCAAGGCTCTCCGAGAACCTCGGCGAGGCCATGGTGGGCATCAACGCCGACGAGATTCAGCTCATCATGGAGGAGCGTGGTCGCTAG